The following coding sequences lie in one Pungitius pungitius chromosome 18, fPunPun2.1, whole genome shotgun sequence genomic window:
- the LOC119227090 gene encoding zinc finger and BTB domain-containing protein 7C yields the protein MVHHREEDLIGIPFPNHSSDVLCSLNEQRRDGLLCDVVLIVRDHEYRTHRSVLAACSQYFKKLFTVATAAGGDHHPAVAVYEIDFVAPEPLTAILEFAYTSTLTVTASNVKEILKAAQMLEIPCVINVCLEIMDSGGGGRAEDGEEEEEGEEEEDEEEEEEEEEEEEDEEEDEGSRRDERGDDVSERSPSESRGQRRPPGTEESPPPSTSKYHQQLDRHRGSSHWSPDSLRGKQESMESRALKDFSIESLLQDGLYPRASTLDRRADLSPLLPGFYPSMWAAEFPTFPKQFLNPGHHQHPQAGAPQQAGLPPHHHHHHQHHHHAFAASAPLDAARPLDLAAKRGMIKEEAKDDIPLSLLSGDFLKELVSSGLGGAVGAGGPGPPEGHALGPIKDEADFRSYLSFLSSASHLGALFPPWQMEEERKMKPKASQQCPICNKVIQGAGKLPRHMRTHTGEKPYMCTICEVRFTRQDKLKIHMRKHTGERPYICLHCNSKFVHNYDLKNHLRIHTGVRPYQCEHCYKSFTRSDHLHRHIKRQSCRISRPRRGRKPAAWRSAAGAGSFLCPPAAVAANRFAENGLSPAYQGVKGHGLGEMLGDRGPGFKGGERREEAAGGGKAAAGRQRGVFAFALAGEEVLARSPFYAATSDPWTVRLERAPPIPEAAK from the exons ATGGTTCACCACAGAGAGGAGGATCTGATCGGGATCCCCTTCCCAAATCACAGCAGCGACGTCCTGTGCAGCCTCAACGAGCAGCGCCGCGACGGCCTGCTGTGCGACGTCGTCCTCATCGTCCGCGACCACGAGTACCGCACCCACCGCTCCGTCCTGGCCGCCTGCAGCCAGTACTTCAAGAAGCTCTTCACGGTGGCCACGGCCGCCGGCGGGGACCACCATCCCGCGGTGGCCGTGTACGAGATCGACTTCGTGGCGCCGGAGCCCCTCACGGCCATCCTGGAGTTCGCCTACACGTCGACGCTGACCGTGACGGCGTCCAACGTCAAGGAGATCCTGAAGGCGGCCCAGATGCTGGAGATCCCCTGCGTCATCAACGTTTGCCTGGAGATCATGGACAGCGGGGGTGGCGGGAGAGCggaggacggagaggaggaggaggagggggaggaggaggaggacgaagaggaggaggaggaggaggaggaagaagaggaggacgaagaggaggacgaggggtcGAGGAGGGACGAGCGGGGGGACGACGTCAGCGAGAGGTCGCCGTCGGAGAGCCGGGGCCAGAGGAGGCCCCCCGGGACGGAGGAGTCGCCGCCTCCCAGCACCTCCAAGTACCACCAGCAGCTGGACCGGCACAGAGGGTCGTCCCACTGGTCTCCGGACTCCCTGAGAGGGAAACAG GAGAGCATGGAGAGCCGGGCTCTGAAGGACTTCTCCATCGAGTCCCTCCTCCAGGACGGCCTCTACCCCCGCGCGTCGACGCTGGACCGGAGGGCCGACCTCTCGCCCCTCCTGCCGGGCTTCTACCCCTCCATGTGGGCCGCCGAGTTCCCGACCTTCCCCAAGCAGTTCCTGAATCCCGGCCACCACCAGCATCCCCAGGCGGGGGCCCCGCAGCAGGCCgggctccccccccaccaccaccaccaccaccaacaccaccaccacgccTTCGCCGCCTCGGCCCCGCTGGACGCCGCCAGGCCCCTGGATCTGGCCGCGAAAAGGGGGATGATTAAGGAGGAGGCGAAGGACGACATCCCCCTGAGCCTGCTCAGCGGCGACTTCCTGAAGGAGTTGGTCAGCTCGGGCCTCGGCGGCGCCGTGGGCGCGGGGGGCCCCGGGCCGCCGGAGGGTCACGCCCTGGGTCCGATAAAGGACGAGGCCGACTTCCGGTCGTACCTCAGCTTCCTGAGCTCGGCGTCCCACCTGGGGGCGCTGTTCCCCCCCtggcagatggaggaggagcggaaGATGAAGCCCAAGGCGTCGCAGCAGTGTCCGATCTGCAACAAGGTGATCCAGGGAGCCGGCAAGCTGCCGCGACACATGAGGACCCACACGGGCGAGAAGCCGTACATGTGCACCATCTGTGAGGTTCGATTCACCAG ACAGGACAAACTCAAGATCCACATGAGGAAGCACACCGGCGAGCGGCCCTACATCTGCCTCCACTGCAACTCCAAGTTCGTGCACAACTACGACCTCAAGAACCACCTGCGCATCCACACGGGCGTGCGGCCCTACCAGTGCGAGCACTGCTACAAGAGCTTCACGCGGTCCGACCACCTGCACCGGCACATCAAGAGGCAGAGCTGCCGCATCTCCCGCCCGCGCCGGGGCAGGAAGCCAGCGGCCTGGCGGTCGGCGGCGGGCGCCGGCAGCTTCCTGTGCCCGCCCGCCGCCGTCGCCGCCAACCGGTTCGCGGAGAACGGGTTGAGCCCGGCGTACCAGGGGGTCAAGGGTCACGGACTCGGGGAGATGCTCGGCGACAGGGGCCCGGGTTTCAAGGGCGGCGAGCGGCgggaggaggcggcggggggggggaaggccgcGGCGGGGAGGCAGAGGGGAGTGTTCGCCTTCGCCCTGGCGGGAGAGGAAGTGCTCGCCCGCTCTCCGTTTTACGCCGCGACCTCCGACCCCTGGACCGTGCGGCTGGAGCGCGCTCCGCCCATCCCCGAGGCGGCCAaatga
- the LOC119227030 gene encoding sphingosine 1-phosphate receptor 3 yields the protein MPAKMINPRIYLHYNYTGKLDRRPTVGASPGAVDAKTAAFLVVCSCIVLENLAVLVAIWRNHRFHHRMYFFIGNLALCDTLAGVAYLVNLLLSGEKTLRLSPALWFVREGSMFVALGASVFSLLAIAIERHLTMIKMRPYDASKNHRVFLLIGTCWLIAVSLGALPILGWNCLDDLPDCSTVLPLYSKRYVAFCITVFMVLLLAMSVLYGRIYILVKSSSRKVSKSRNSEHAMSLLRTVIIVVGVFIACWTPLFVLLLVDVACGQRCPVLYEADWFIGLAVLNSAMNPVIYTLASREMRRAFLGLACGACRGGKASAGGGGGSGGGSGGGSGGGGNGRSLEPSRSRSKSWSSQNNPDQNRRSSGQAEAEEGKEAGRPQGKVSVVAGGAGHAAMEGERKDWP from the coding sequence ATGCCAGCAAAGATGATCAACCCTCGGATATACCTCCACTACAACTACACGGGGAAGCTGGACCGCCGGCCGACCGTCGGCGCCAGCCCCGGCGCCGTGGACGCCAAAACCGCCGCGTTCCTCGTCGTCTGCAGCTGCATCGTCCTGGAGAACCTCGCCGTGCTGGTGGCCATATGGAGAAACCACAGGTTCCACCACCGCATGTACTTCTTCATCGGCAACCTGGCGCTGTGCGACACGCTGGCCGGAGTGGCCTACCTGGTCAACCTGCTCCTGTCCGGGGAGAAGACCCTGCGGCTCTCCCCCGCGCTCTGGTTCGTCAGAGAGGGGAGCATGTTCGTGGCGCTCGGCGCCTCCGTTTTCAGCCTCCTGGCCATCGCCATAGAGCGCCACCTGACTATGATCAAAATGAGGCCCTACGACGCCAGTAAGAACCACAGGGTGTTTCTGCTGATTGGGACCTGCTGGCTGATCGCCGTATCCCTCGGGGCCCTGCCAATCCTCGGCTGGAACTGCCTGGACGACCTCCCCGACTGCTCCACGGTGCTCCCCCTCTACAGCAAGAGGTACGTCGCTTTTTGCATCACCGTGTTCATGGTTCTGCTCCTGGCCATGTCGGTGCTCTACGGCCGCATCTACATCCTGGTCAAGTCCAGCAGCCGGAAAGTGAGCAAGAGCAGGAACTCTGAGCACGCCATGTCCCTGCTGCGCACCGTCATCATCGTGGTCGGCGTCTTCATCGCCTGCTGGACGCCCCTCTTCGTCCTGCTCCTGGTGGACGTGGCGTGCGGGCAGCGCTGCCCGGTCCTCTACGAGGCCGACTGGTTCATCGGCCTGGCCGTGCTCAACTCGGCCATGAACCCGGTCATCTACACGCTGGCCAGCCGCGAGATGAGACGGGCCTTCCTGGGCCTGGCGTGCGGCGCCTGCCGCGGCGGGAAGGCCtcggccggcggcggcggaggcagCGGCGGAGGCAGCGGCggaggcagcggcggcggcggaaaCGGGCGGTCCCTGGAGCCCAGCCGCAGCAGGAGCAAGTCGTGGAGCAGCCAGAACAACCCCGACCAGAACCGGCGGAGCTCCGGGCAGGCCGAGGccgaggaggggaaggaggcggGGAGGCCGCAGGGGAAGGTCTCGGTGGTGGCGGGAGGGGCGGGACATGCCGCCatggagggggagaggaaagaCTGGCCCTGa